In Lolium rigidum isolate FL_2022 chromosome 7, APGP_CSIRO_Lrig_0.1, whole genome shotgun sequence, the DNA window tacaatatggaatggacatattaagaaaatatattttatggtgaatctattcatgttgattcagtactgtaaatgtttatattttgtgtataaacttggccaAACTTAAAAAAGGATaatttttgactaatccttagacatCTTACATTTTGTAACGGAGGTATTATCTATAATCGACGCGCTGTAATGATGGCACCGCGAAAGACAAACACGTCCACCACCTCGGACCAACGACGCCTCGCCGTGTCATCAGCAGGTGTAAGCACGAGCGACACCACCACCTTCTCGTCGCCGGTGGCTCCGATGGCGTCGACGTTCGCACTGATGTTGAAGAAGCCGTGCTCCCTGTACGGAGGAGCGCGATTGTGCTTCGACACGACGAGCGAGCCCACGAAGCGGGGTTCGTCTTGTGTTTCATCGAGCTCTCTGTCCTCGCCTTCCGGCGTATTCAGCCACACCATGATGGACACCTCGCCCGGGAAATCCGATTCGAACTCCAGCTCGACGTACAGCTCCTCGTCTATTATGTGCTTCTCCTCTTTGCTCGTGGACACCCAGGGCCTCCTGACAGGAAGCCTCACCGTCTTCTTGGGGACCAACTCCGGCTccggggctgcggcggcggcggggcacaAGACCCAGCCGCCGTCGCTGAGGACGCAGTCGACGAAGCAGGTCTGGGACTGCGCGTCTGTGAGCCCCGCCTTGCTGTCTCCTCCTCCTTTGTGCGCGCACATGCGGTAGCAGAGGCAGGAGCCGGGCACGGGTGTGTCGTCGACCCGTCGGATACACCCCTGGTGGTCCTCTTTGGAGAGGTCGCCACGGTGCTGGCTGGGTGCCGGAGTAGCCGTATTGGCTGCTGCAACTTGGGTGCTAGGTGGTGTTGGGGCTGCAGGTAGCGGCGGTGCCGGGGTATTGGCTGCAACTTGGCTGCTAGGTGGTGTTGGGGCAGGTAGCGCCGGTGCCGGTGCGGGGTGGCATGCGCCGCCCTGGCAGCCGTGGCCGCAGTACTCAACGCCCATGCCGCAGTACCCGTGCTGGCTGCAGCAGAGGTTGCTGGCGCACAGCTTGCCGGCGGCCTGGCTGCCGCACCTGACACTGGCGTAGCAAGGGCCACTCTGGCAGCCGGCGCCGCAGGGCTCTCTGCCCAATCCGCAGACGCCCCTCTGGCCGCAGCAGTAGTTATTTGGGCACACCGCACCACCCACCTGGCTGCCACAGAGATTGTATACATGGTCGAACTTGTAGCAGGCGCCGCTTGTGCATTCAGCCATGTCGCAGTAGTCTTCACCCATGCCGCAGTGCCCGTGCTTGTCGCAGCAGAGGTTGTGGGGACACTCAATGCCGTCGCCGCACAGCTGGGCCTCGGCCACCGCCGCCAAGGCAAGCACCACGGCAAGCCTCCTTATCATCTTTGCTTGAATTCTCCTTCTTTTTCACCTTGTTCGTGGTGGGAGTTGTTGCGTGGAGTAATACGCTACAGCCCCTTTATATAGGCTACCCTTTCATCCAATACTCCCGATTGGGAGAGTACCACTTCACAGTGCATTTCTGAACgagattaaattaaattttttaaaaaaaaactgccTTGCCGTGCCCGGCCGGCGCTTATATAaaggggatcatcatcaccactcctCGGCCACACTTTGTCCAGCTAGCTAGATACTAGTTCGGGCAGGCAACCAAAAGAGACTAAGATGACGATGAACAAGCTGGTGCTCTGCGCGGCCATCGCCTTCACCTTCGCCTCAGCTGCCGCACACGCCCAGCGGTGCGGCGAGCAGGCCGGCGGCATGGAGTGCTCCGAAAACCTCTGCTGCAGCAAGGACGGGTACTGCGGGCTGGGCGCCGACCACTGCGGCGACGGATGCCAGAGCGGCGCCTGCCACGCCAGCAAGCGCTGCGGCAGCCAGGCCGCCGGCGCGGCGTGCACCAACAACTACTGCTGCAGCCAGTCCGGCTACTGCGGCTTCGGCGACGAGTACTGCGGCGCCGGCTGCCAGAGCGGGCCCTGCCGCGACCCCATCAGGTGCGGCCGGCAAGCCGGGGGCGAGCTATGCGCCAACAACATGTGCTGCACCGGCCTCGGGAAGTGCGGCATCGGCTATGGTTACTGCGGCTATGGCTGCCAGAGCGGGGCTTGCACGGAGAGGGAATTCTGCGGAAACTGGGCACACGGTCGAGTTTGCGACAGTAACTACTGTTGTGGCGAGGGTGGGCTTTGTGGCCTCGGCCCCAAATATTGTGGCCACGGCTGCCAGAGCGGCCCCTGTTATGCTACTCCATCTCTCCCAAAATAAGATGATGCATAGTACTAATTTTGGTTTTCGTCAAAGTTAAACTTTGTAAACTTCTATTGAATATATAAAAACTTATATACTTACATAATCTCACCTCCAGGATGCACAATAGTTATTCTACGTTCATATTATATATTTGCAAACGTAAATAATTTTTACGTCATGTAATTTTTTGTCTTACTTAAGAAGTCGAGTAGCACATAAGAACAAATAAAAATGGCATACTTTTTTTTGTGAGTCAATTCAAACGTAATTATTtgtaaaaaaatatattttatgaatgTAACAACATAAAAATATGTTGGGTTCGAAATAACTTTCCTCAAATTGTATATATGAATTTGTTGTGAGAGTATGTACGTGCTTGTTTCCGGCGCGGAGGAGGAAGGAGGCGACTGCCTGGGAGGCAACCACCACGTGAAACACGTCCGAGGACGCAAGTTCAGCGTGGAGGCGATCCGAGGCATCACAGAAGAAGAAAGATAGCATACTATCGACGGAGGGAGGGGAGAAGCACGGCGAGGAGAAAGGCGGCGTCACCCAGATCTCGCCGGCAATGAGTGGCAAGTAGGGAGAGAaggagatgaaggaggagaagtggGCTAAACGTAGGCTTGAAAAACCTTACCTCGACCAGACCCGAAGGAACTGCATCTGCGAAGGAGACAAGTGTCGCACCGCCGCCCAAAGAGAGGGATACTTTCCGGGTGCGAGCCTCCAGGGAGGGGAGCAGCAGCAGGTGAGGAGTGGACGGGCGCCGCCGGAGCAGCAATGCTCATTGGCTGAGTGAGACTCTGGTTTTGGTCGTGCACTGCAGGAACGGGCGAGGTGGAGCCGCCGCTCCGCGGGAGCAGCAACTGAGGCTGGTGGGGGCTAACTACAGGGAGGCTGGGGGGAGGCGCATGAGGGCTGGGGACGCCGGCCGCCGGAGCGGAACCGGGCGGGTCGCCCGCGTGGCCTAAGGCAATTTGGTGCAGTTTTCATCTATGTCACGACTGTAATTACAATGATAGGCTTCTTTCATCTTTCAAAGTAGTTTGCGCTGTAGTTAAATTCTTTTACAGTATCTCCGTTTTATGATAGAAGAAGCCGTTTTAGCAAAGTATTTTAGTTTGGTAAAACGGGTCATATTAGGAAGGAAACAGAATGATAGCCATTCGGTCGGACTCTACACATAGATAGCGACGCCGCATCCAAATTTCGCATCACGGCCGCATCCAAATTTCGCATCACGGCCGCATCCGCAAATGCCGTCCGTGCTCGTGCTCTACCGCCTGAAGCCGGACGTTCTCGCTGACCTCGCCGGCCGCTTCCGCCTCCTCGACTCCCACGCCTCGCCGCTCCCACTGGacgccttcctcctcgccgcggcCGCCGACGATGACCCCCCGCATCGACGCGGCCTTCCTGGACGCCCTCCCCTCGCTGGGCTGCGTCGTCTCCGTGAGCGCGGGCCTCAACCACGTCGACCTCCCCGAGTGCGCGCGCCGCAGCGTCGCCGTCGCCAACGCCGCGGGGATATACTCCGCCGACGTCGCCGACTACGCCGTCGGCCTCCTCATCGACGTGCTCCGCGGCGTCTCCGCGGGCGACCGCTTCCTCCGGCGCCGCGGCGAGTCCCTCCTCCCCCTCGGCGGGAAGCGCGTCGGGATCATCGGCCTCGGCAGCATCGGGTCGGCGATCGCGAGGCGGCTCCAAGCATTCGGATGCATCGTCTCGTACCACTCCCGGCGGCAGAAACACGACATCTCCTACACCTACCACCCCACGGCCCTCGACCTCGCCGCGAGCTCCGACGTGCTCGTGGTGTCGTGCGCGCTGACCGCCGAGACCCGGCACGTCGTGGACAGGGCCGTGCTGGACGCGCTGGGGAGCGGCGGCGTGCTGGTGAACGTGGCGCGCGGGGCGAACGTGGACGAGGCGGAGCTGGTGTGGGCGCTGGCGGAGGGCAGGATCGCCGGCGCCGGGCTGGAGGTGTTCGAGGACGAGCCCAACGTGCCGGCGCAACTGCTGGGCATGGACAACGTGGTCTTGACGCATCACCAGGCCGCGTTCACCCCGGAGGCCATGGCCGACCTCCACCGCCTCGTGGTCGGCAACCTCGAGGCCTTCTTCGCCGGCTCGCCGCTGCTGACACCCGCCCTTGTCTTCCACTGATCGTGCCGAAGTCGTCAACACAAAACATGAACTTGGAGTCGAAATAGTCGTGAGTTTTTTTACCCTGGGTTTGGGAAAGAAAAACTAGCTCATATGTATACTTCTCTGCCCGTGTTCTTCAGATCTTGATCTTCTTGCGTGCTGAAATGTTTGGATCACTAACATTAATTTCTAGCGCGCTTGATGTCGTTTTCTAGTTACAGAGCACTGTGTGTACTCCACCACAGATCATGTCTGCTGGTGGCTTTACTGTCTCGATCTGTCCCTCTAAACATTTCAAGGCAAACAAATTGCTTCTCGACGGACCGACGGACTGATTGCAAAGATTTCAATGGATAACATGAGGCCACCGCCACCGTCCAGCGACGAGAGGCCGCTGGTGCTCCTAGCGCAGCCG includes these proteins:
- the LOC124673316 gene encoding agglutinin isolectin 1-like, encoding MTMNKLVLCAAIAFTFASAAAHAQRCGEQAGGMECSENLCCSKDGYCGLGADHCGDGCQSGACHASKRCGSQAAGAACTNNYCCSQSGYCGFGDEYCGAGCQSGPCRDPIRCGRQAGGELCANNMCCTGLGKCGIGYGYCGYGCQSGACTEREFCGNWAHGRVCDSNYCCGEGGLCGLGPKYCGHGCQSGPCYATPSLPK